In Ascochyta rabiei chromosome 18, complete sequence, one DNA window encodes the following:
- a CDS encoding Sorbose reductase: MVPIPQANELKDLFSLKGKVVIVTGASGPTGIGIEAARGCAEYGADLAITYNSRADGAEKNAKELSEKYGVKVKAYKCQVGVYSQCEQLVQDVIKEFGKVDVFIANAGKTADNGILDATVEQWNEVIETDLTGTFNCARAVGLHFRERKTGSLVITASMSGHIANFPQEQTSYNVAKAGCIHLARSLANEWRDFARVNSISPGYIDTGLSDFVPEDIQKLWHSMIPMGRDAKAKELKGAYVYFASDASSYCTGSDLLIDGGYCAR, encoded by the exons ATGGTCCCGATTCCCCAAGCCAATGAGCTCAAGGACCTTTTCAGTCTCAAGGGCAAGGTCGTCATTGTTACCGGTGCCTCCGGCCCTACCGGTATCGGTATCGAGGCTGCCCGTGGTTGCGCTGAGTACGGCGCCGACCTTGCCATTACCTACAACTCTCGCGCTGATGGCGCCGAGAAGAACGCGAAGGAGCTGAGCGAGAAGTACGGTGTTAAGGTCAAGGCCTACAAATGCCAGGTTGGCGTCTACTCCCAGTGCGAGCAGCTCGTACAGGACGTCATCAAGGAGTTCGGCAAGGTCGATGTCTTCATCGCCAACGCTGGCAAGACCGCCGACAACGGTATCCTCGACGCTACTGTTGAGCAGTGGAACGAGGTCATCGAGACTGACTTGACCGGTACCTTCAACTGCGCACGTGCTGTTGGTCTTCACTTCCGCGAGCGCAAGACTGGTTCCCTCGTCATCACTGCCTCCATGTCTGGCCACATCGCCAATTTCCCCCAGGAGCAGACCTCCTACAACGTCGCCAAGGCTGGCTGCATTCACCTTGCCCGCTCGCTTGCCAACGAGTGGAGGGACTTTGCCCGTGTCAACTCCATCTCCCCTGGATACATTGACACTGGTCTGTCCGACTTCGTTCCCGAGGACATCCAGAAGCTGTGGCACTCTATGATCCCCATGGGCCGTGATGCCAAGGCCAAGGAGCTCAAGGGTGCCTACGTCTACTTCGCCTCTGACGCTTCCTCCTACTGCACT GGCTCCGACCTCCTCATTGACGGTGGTTATTGCGCCAGGTAA